One region of Spartobacteria bacterium genomic DNA includes:
- a CDS encoding type II toxin-antitoxin system HicB family antitoxin encodes MGESMNKHYPIVIEQDPDGIYIVTCPVLRGCHSYGDTMDEAVANINEAIQACLEDEIQDDSNTFIGVRDVELAL; translated from the coding sequence ATGGGAGAAAGTATGAATAAACATTACCCAATAGTGATAGAACAGGACCCTGATGGTATTTATATCGTGACTTGTCCGGTGTTGCGGGGATGCCATAGTTATGGTGATACCATGGATGAAGCTGTAGCCAACATTAATGAAGCAATTCAAGCATGTTTGGAGGATGAAATTCAGGACGATAGTAATACCTTTATTGGTGTGCGCGATGTTGAGTTAGCGCTATGA